One genomic window of Salvelinus alpinus chromosome 9, SLU_Salpinus.1, whole genome shotgun sequence includes the following:
- the hmg20a gene encoding high mobility group protein 20A isoform X2 — MEEQTGSPGNTDNSSQRNEEEKPRRSSWTKGRKRKKPVKDSNAPKAPLTGYVRFMNDRREQLRAERPDVPFPEITRMLGNEWSKLPPEDKQRYLDEAERDKERYMRDLEKYQKTEAYKHFTRKVQEKQKVKRHRGDGGHQVANESLHEKDTEGKERSVFDIPIFTEEFLNHSKAREAEMRQLRKTNMEYEERNAALQKHVESMRGAVERLDGDVRQERGRNGLLQQHLETLRQALTSSFSSVALPVSGETPTLDTIDSYMKKLHGIILSNPQEHDNLIGTVREVVNRLDR, encoded by the exons ATGGAAGAGCAGACAGGCTCACCTGGTAACACAGACAACAGCAGCCAGAGAAATGAAGAGGAG AAGCCCAGGCGCAGCAGCTGGACCAAGGGCCGTAAGAGGAAGAAGCCAGTGAAGGACAGCAACGCCCCCAAGGCACCGCTGACGGGCTACGTGCGCTTCATGAACGACCGGCGTGAGCAGCTGAGGGCCGAGCGGCCTGACGTGCCCTTCCCAGAGATCACCAGGATGCTGGGCAATGAGTGGAGCAAGCTGCCACCGGAAGACAAGCAG CGCTACCTGGACGAGGCAGAGAGGGACAAGGAGCGCTACATGCGTGACCTGGAGAAGTACCAGAAGACAGAGGCCTACAAGCACTTCACCCGGAAGGTGCAGGAGAAACAGAAGGTCAAGAGGCACCGGGGAG ATGGCGGGCACCAGGTAGCCAACGAATCTCTTCACGAG AAGGACACAGAGGGCAAGGAAAGGTCTGTGTTCGACattcccatcttcacagaggagtTTCTCAACCACAGCAAAG CGCGGGAGGCGGAGATGCGTCAGCTGCGCAAGACCAACATGGAGTATGAGGAGCGTAACGCGGCACTGCAGAAGCACGTGGAGAGCATGCGCGGTGCCGTGGAGCGCCTGGACGGTGACGTGAGGCAGGAGCGGGGACGCAACGGGCTGCTCCAGCAGCACCTGGAGACCCTGCGCCAGGCCCTGACCAGCAGCTTCTCCTCTGTGGCCCTTCCTG TTAGTGGGGAGACCCCCACCCTGGACACCATCGACTCCTACATGAAAAAGCTCCATGGTATCATCCTGAGTAACCCGCAGGAGCACGACAACCTCATCGGCACCGTAAGAGAGGTGGTCAACCGGCTGGACAGGTAA
- the hmg20a gene encoding high mobility group protein 20A isoform X3: protein MEEQTGSPGNTDNSSQRNEEEKPRRSSWTKGRKRKKPVKDSNAPKAPLTGYVRFMNDRREQLRAERPDVPFPEITRMLGNEWSKLPPEDKQRYLDEAERDKERYMRDLEKYQKTEAYKHFTRKVQEKQKVKRHRGDGGHQVANESLHEDTEGKERSVFDIPIFTEEFLNHSKAREAEMRQLRKTNMEYEERNAALQKHVESMRGAVERLDGDVRQERGRNGLLQQHLETLRQALTSSFSSVALPVSGETPTLDTIDSYMKKLHGIILSNPQEHDNLIGTVREVVNRLDR, encoded by the exons ATGGAAGAGCAGACAGGCTCACCTGGTAACACAGACAACAGCAGCCAGAGAAATGAAGAGGAG AAGCCCAGGCGCAGCAGCTGGACCAAGGGCCGTAAGAGGAAGAAGCCAGTGAAGGACAGCAACGCCCCCAAGGCACCGCTGACGGGCTACGTGCGCTTCATGAACGACCGGCGTGAGCAGCTGAGGGCCGAGCGGCCTGACGTGCCCTTCCCAGAGATCACCAGGATGCTGGGCAATGAGTGGAGCAAGCTGCCACCGGAAGACAAGCAG CGCTACCTGGACGAGGCAGAGAGGGACAAGGAGCGCTACATGCGTGACCTGGAGAAGTACCAGAAGACAGAGGCCTACAAGCACTTCACCCGGAAGGTGCAGGAGAAACAGAAGGTCAAGAGGCACCGGGGAG ATGGCGGGCACCAGGTAGCCAACGAATCTCTTCACGAG GACACAGAGGGCAAGGAAAGGTCTGTGTTCGACattcccatcttcacagaggagtTTCTCAACCACAGCAAAG CGCGGGAGGCGGAGATGCGTCAGCTGCGCAAGACCAACATGGAGTATGAGGAGCGTAACGCGGCACTGCAGAAGCACGTGGAGAGCATGCGCGGTGCCGTGGAGCGCCTGGACGGTGACGTGAGGCAGGAGCGGGGACGCAACGGGCTGCTCCAGCAGCACCTGGAGACCCTGCGCCAGGCCCTGACCAGCAGCTTCTCCTCTGTGGCCCTTCCTG TTAGTGGGGAGACCCCCACCCTGGACACCATCGACTCCTACATGAAAAAGCTCCATGGTATCATCCTGAGTAACCCGCAGGAGCACGACAACCTCATCGGCACCGTAAGAGAGGTGGTCAACCGGCTGGACAG GTAA
- the hmg20a gene encoding high mobility group protein 20A isoform X1 gives MEEQTGSPGNTDNSSQRNEEEKPRRSSWTKGRKRKKPVKDSNAPKAPLTGYVRFMNDRREQLRAERPDVPFPEITRMLGNEWSKLPPEDKQRYLDEAERDKERYMRDLEKYQKTEAYKHFTRKVQEKQKVKRHRGDGGHQVANESLHEKDTEGKERSVFDIPIFTEEFLNHSKAREAEMRQLRKTNMEYEERNAALQKHVESMRGAVERLDGDVRQERGRNGLLQQHLETLRQALTSSFSSVALPVSGETPTLDTIDSYMKKLHGIILSNPQEHDNLIGTVREVVNRLDR, from the exons ATGGAAGAGCAGACAGGCTCACCTGGTAACACAGACAACAGCAGCCAGAGAAATGAAGAGGAG AAGCCCAGGCGCAGCAGCTGGACCAAGGGCCGTAAGAGGAAGAAGCCAGTGAAGGACAGCAACGCCCCCAAGGCACCGCTGACGGGCTACGTGCGCTTCATGAACGACCGGCGTGAGCAGCTGAGGGCCGAGCGGCCTGACGTGCCCTTCCCAGAGATCACCAGGATGCTGGGCAATGAGTGGAGCAAGCTGCCACCGGAAGACAAGCAG CGCTACCTGGACGAGGCAGAGAGGGACAAGGAGCGCTACATGCGTGACCTGGAGAAGTACCAGAAGACAGAGGCCTACAAGCACTTCACCCGGAAGGTGCAGGAGAAACAGAAGGTCAAGAGGCACCGGGGAG ATGGCGGGCACCAGGTAGCCAACGAATCTCTTCACGAG AAGGACACAGAGGGCAAGGAAAGGTCTGTGTTCGACattcccatcttcacagaggagtTTCTCAACCACAGCAAAG CGCGGGAGGCGGAGATGCGTCAGCTGCGCAAGACCAACATGGAGTATGAGGAGCGTAACGCGGCACTGCAGAAGCACGTGGAGAGCATGCGCGGTGCCGTGGAGCGCCTGGACGGTGACGTGAGGCAGGAGCGGGGACGCAACGGGCTGCTCCAGCAGCACCTGGAGACCCTGCGCCAGGCCCTGACCAGCAGCTTCTCCTCTGTGGCCCTTCCTG TTAGTGGGGAGACCCCCACCCTGGACACCATCGACTCCTACATGAAAAAGCTCCATGGTATCATCCTGAGTAACCCGCAGGAGCACGACAACCTCATCGGCACCGTAAGAGAGGTGGTCAACCGGCTGGACAG GTAA